A portion of the Osmia lignaria lignaria isolate PbOS001 chromosome 15, iyOsmLign1, whole genome shotgun sequence genome contains these proteins:
- the LOC117600351 gene encoding protein JTB isoform X2 produces MIESCTKKRMLTGITLLGGLTVLVLIVESHWTDSPSKLYLENFENNATCISGEEYEVLSECHPCTAFEIASKSIDVCVHARYKEVLKCKSGETITRSCDRVAWLEEREFWKFETLMFLLAFTSCISVYWRENILRQRIIRKVAKQLRAADKDG; encoded by the exons ATGATTGAGTCGTGCACAAAAAAGCGAATGTTAACTGGCATTACATTATTAGGAGG ATTAACAGTATTAGTATTAATTGTTGAAAGTCATTGGACAGATAGTCCAAGTAAactatatttggaaaattttgaaaacaatgcAACATGTATCTCTGGAGAGGAATATGAAGTACTTTCAGAATGCCATCCATGTACTGCTTTTGAAATAGCTAGTAAAAGCATTGATGTATGTGTTCATGCAAGATACAAAGAAGTATTAAAATGTAAAAGTGGTGAGACTATAACAAGAAG TTGTGACAGGGTAGCTTGGTTAGAAGAAAGAGAATTTTGGAAGTTTGAAACACTCATGTTCCTTTTGGCATTCACCTCTTGTATCAGTGTCTATTGGAGAGAAAATATTCTGAGACAAAGGATAATAAGAAAAGTAGCCAAACAACTAAGG GCAGCTGATAAAGATGGATGA